The Acidobacteriota bacterium region TCGAAGCCATGGGCGTCAAACTGGACATCATTGAAAGCCGCGGGCCGGTGATCGAAACGCCGATCCGAACGGCAGAACAGGTGGAAAAATTGATCGTGCCCGACCCGGTGGAAAAAACAGGCTTTGTGATGGAGATCATTCGGTTGCTGCGGCAACAGCTTGATAACCGGGCGCCGCTGATCGGTTTTGCCGGAGCGCCGTTCACGCTGGCTTCTTACCTGATCGAAGGCGGCACGTCGCGCAACTTCGCCGAAATCAAGCGTATGATGTTTGCCAATCCGAAGTTGCTTCATCAGTTGCTGGAAAAGATCGCCGACGCGGTGACTGATTATCTGAATGCGCAAATCGAAGCCGGAGCGCAGGTCATTCAATTATTCGATACCTGGGCTGGCGAATTGGCGGCGACGGATTTTGAGGAATTCGCACTCGAATACCAGCAGCGTGTGTTTTCGCGGTTGCATCGTGGCCCCGGCGGTTTGAGCGTCCCGGCGATTTTGTACGTCAATGGGTGCAGCGCCGTGCTGGAAAAGATGGCCGAATCCGGCGCGAACGTTTTGAGTCTGGATTGGCGAATTGACATTGCCGTGGCCAACAAACGGTTGCAAGCCGCCGGATTCGACAACTTGGCGTTGCAGGGAAACCTGGACCCGTGCGAATTGCTGGGCACGCCGGAAACCATAGCCGAAGGAGTTCGCGAAATTTTGAAAAAAGCCGGGCCGACGGGTCACATCATGAATTTAGGCCACGGCATCATGCCGATGGTTCCAGTCGAAAACGCCCGCGCTTTTATTGAAGCCGCCAAGGCCGGAATGAAAGAAGTGGCATAATCGTATTCTCAAACTTCATCGCTCGTATGGAAAACGACAACACAACTGGAACGCTGGCGGAATCAACGCCTTCAACCGAATACCTGGGGTTGCTGCTGAAAGATCGCTACCTGATTGAGCGTGTGCTCGGCAAAGGCGGGCTGGGGTTGGTTTTTTTGGCGCGCGACCGGCAATTGTTGAATCGAGCGGTGGTCATTAAGGTTCTGGTCGCGGAACGCGGGGATGAGCGATACGACACCTGGTTTCAGAAAAAGTTCAAACAGGAAATGGAGGCGCTGGCGCGCATCAATCATCCTGGCGTGGTCGGCGTGCTGGACACAGGCGCAATGCCCGATGGCAAACCGTTTTTGGTGATGCAGTTTGTCGAAGGCAACACGTTGCGCGCGGTGATGATTCCGCAAGGAATGGATTTTGATCGCGTTGCCGCCATCGTTCGCCAAATGGGACAAGCCCTTGCCGCTGCGCATGAAAAAGGCGTTTATCATCGCGACCTGAAGCCCGAAAACATCATGCTGGAAGAGTTAGGCGGCGGCCACCAACAAGTGAAGCTGATTGATTTCGGCGTGGCGCGCATCAAAGATTCCGAAGTCGCCACTGACGCTGAAATCACCTGGATTGCCGGAACCCCGCCGTACATGGCTCCGGAACAATTGCGCGGGCGCCCGACCGCCGAAAGTGACATTTACGGATTGGGGGCAGTCGTTTACGAAATGCTGACGGGCCGTCCACCGTTCAAAGCCGGCTCGGCGGTTGATTTGTACGAACTCCAACGCGAAGGCGCAATTACTAAACCCAGAGAGTTGCGCGGGAATCTGCCCGAAGCCGCCGAAGCCGCGCTGCTGAAAGCGCTGTCATTCGACGCCCAGGATCGTTACAAAACCGTGCTGGAATTTACGGACGATCTGGCTGCAACACTGACAGGTGTGCCGCGCTCGGTTGCCGTTTCCGTTGATCCAGTGGCGACGTCATTGCAGTTCGACAAGACGACGGATGCGGCAGCGGCACGCGAAACCTCCCTGGATGAAACGCAGATTGGGGTTAAGGAGTCAGCCAGCCCTAAGTCTCAACCTGCATTGAACGGGAAGATGTGGCTGTTGCCGGTGGCTGCGGTTGCGTTGGTTGGGCTGGTCGCTTACTACGTTTGGAATCCTGCGGTGAACCCGAAAAAGCCGGAAACCAAACGGTCAACCGTAACTCCGACCGAAGTTCCAGCTTTCAGTTATTGGGTGATGGTGCAGAAATATCGCGACGGAAAAACGTATCAGCAGCCTTTCCGGCTGGCCAAAGAATTGGTCTTCGAGAACGATTACCACGTTCAGTTGAATGTGTCCGCCGCACGCTCTGGTTTTCTGTACATCATCAACGAGGGCCCGGATTTGGCGAATGGTTTGCCGGAATATGTCACGCTCTTTCCTTCGCCGACGGCGAACAACGGCAGCGCGGAACTGGCGGCCGAAAAACAGATTCGCATTCCGGAAGTCGGCGACGGTTTCTTTTTTGACAAAGACCAGGGTACGGAAAAAGTTTGGTTGATCTGGTCTTCCAAAAGTTTAGCTGAACTGGAAGCGGTGAAATTGCTGGCCAACCCCAAAGACAAAGGCCTGATCAGCGACCCGGCGCAAATTCGTTCCGTTCGCGATCTGATTGCGAAATCTTCCTCACTCCCGGCGACCGTTTCCCAAGACGAGACCAATAAATTGACTGTGGTTTCCGGTTCCGCCGATGTGCTGGCGCATTTGATCAAGCTCGAACATCAATGACGTATGATTTTGTTGCGGCAAAGATTCGCCGATTTCTCCCCCAATCGCTCTCGTTTGAAAACCCGTGAAGCGTTATCAACCCTGCGGCGTTTTGCGCTCCCGGGCGTGCGCCGTTCCTTTAACGGAGGTTTGTTTTGCTTCGTCAACACCGTCTTGCCCAGCTTTGCCTGCTGTTTTTCCTGGGACTTTCCCTTTCCACGTTCACAATCCACGGCCAACAACCGCGTCCTTTGGAACTGGACAAAACCGTCGAAACCGACCTGGGCGCTGGTGAAAAACAATCGTTTCAAGTTTCACTGACCCCGCTGGATTTCGCTCGCCTGGAAGTGACGGCGAAAGACGTCGGCCTTTTGATCGGGCTTTTTGCGCCCGATGGCAAACCGGTTGTCGAGTATCAATGGAATCAGGATTCGCCTGACACGGCCAATGTGTCTTTGATCGCTGGCCTGGGCGGCAACTATCGTTTGGAACTGACTTCGCAGGAAAAGGAATCCAAGAAGATCTCCGTCAAGTTGACCGAACTTCGGGGGATTGGACAATTCGACCCTGAACGCATCGAAGCCGAGCGGCAATTTGCAAAAGGCGAACAGCTTCGCCCGCACCAGGCCGCTGATGACAAGAAAGCTGCGCTGGCGGCTTACACCGAAGCGCTGAAACAGTGGCGCGTCAGCGGCGACAAGGAAAAACAGGCAATGGTGCTCAGTTCGCTTGGCGATGTTTCGCGGGCTTTGCGCGAACACCAACAAGCGCTGGATTACTTCAACCAGGCGTTGACGCTGCGCCGTGAACTGAAAAATCGCAAAGGCGAAGCCAACGCCCTGACCAATCTGGCGCAAACATATCAGGCGATGGGGCAATCCAAACAGGCGCTGGAGTATTTCAATCAGGCATTGCCCGTGATGCGCGAAGTCGAAAATCAGCGCGGCGAAGCCATCGTGATTACTTCGATTGGCGCGACGCAAGCTGCTTCCGGTGAACGCCAACAGGCGATTGAATCTTTCGCGC contains the following coding sequences:
- the hemE gene encoding uroporphyrinogen decarboxylase, which codes for MINNDRLIRACRRQSVDRAPVWMMRQAGRYLPEYRAVRGKTDFLTLCKTPEMAAEVSMQPFDILGVDAVIMFSDILIPVEAMGVKLDIIESRGPVIETPIRTAEQVEKLIVPDPVEKTGFVMEIIRLLRQQLDNRAPLIGFAGAPFTLASYLIEGGTSRNFAEIKRMMFANPKLLHQLLEKIADAVTDYLNAQIEAGAQVIQLFDTWAGELAATDFEEFALEYQQRVFSRLHRGPGGLSVPAILYVNGCSAVLEKMAESGANVLSLDWRIDIAVANKRLQAAGFDNLALQGNLDPCELLGTPETIAEGVREILKKAGPTGHIMNLGHGIMPMVPVENARAFIEAAKAGMKEVA
- a CDS encoding protein kinase; protein product: MENDNTTGTLAESTPSTEYLGLLLKDRYLIERVLGKGGLGLVFLARDRQLLNRAVVIKVLVAERGDERYDTWFQKKFKQEMEALARINHPGVVGVLDTGAMPDGKPFLVMQFVEGNTLRAVMIPQGMDFDRVAAIVRQMGQALAAAHEKGVYHRDLKPENIMLEELGGGHQQVKLIDFGVARIKDSEVATDAEITWIAGTPPYMAPEQLRGRPTAESDIYGLGAVVYEMLTGRPPFKAGSAVDLYELQREGAITKPRELRGNLPEAAEAALLKALSFDAQDRYKTVLEFTDDLAATLTGVPRSVAVSVDPVATSLQFDKTTDAAAARETSLDETQIGVKESASPKSQPALNGKMWLLPVAAVALVGLVAYYVWNPAVNPKKPETKRSTVTPTEVPAFSYWVMVQKYRDGKTYQQPFRLAKELVFENDYHVQLNVSAARSGFLYIINEGPDLANGLPEYVTLFPSPTANNGSAELAAEKQIRIPEVGDGFFFDKDQGTEKVWLIWSSKSLAELEAVKLLANPKDKGLISDPAQIRSVRDLIAKSSSLPATVSQDETNKLTVVSGSADVLAHLIKLEHQ